In Aquimarina sp. TRL1, a single window of DNA contains:
- the lpxD gene encoding UDP-3-O-(3-hydroxymyristoyl)glucosamine N-acyltransferase: MIFTATQIAGILNGDIEGDETVEVSKLAKIEEGTEGTLTFLSNPKYTQYIYSTNASITIVDRTFKKESEIQTTLIRVDDAYKAFSQLLEYYNMVKMNKKGIEQPCFISESAKYGEEIYLGAFSYIGENVTIGENAKIFPNVYVGDNVTIGDNVIVFAGAKIYSESIIGNNCVIHSGAIVGADGFGFTPNEKGEYSKVPQTGNVIIEDNVDVGAGTTIDRATLGSTIIRRGVKLDNQIQIAHNVEIGEHTAIAAQTGIAGSTKIGKHCLIGGQVGIAGHLTIGNKVRIQAQSGIGRNIKDDEAIQGSPALGYSDYNKSYVHFKNLPKIVDRLYEIEKKINIKE, from the coding sequence ATGATTTTTACAGCCACACAAATTGCGGGTATTCTTAATGGAGATATCGAAGGAGATGAAACTGTCGAGGTATCTAAATTGGCCAAAATAGAAGAAGGAACAGAAGGAACTTTGACTTTTTTGTCTAATCCTAAGTACACGCAATATATTTATTCTACAAATGCGTCTATTACGATAGTGGATAGAACATTTAAAAAAGAGTCCGAGATACAAACTACCCTTATTAGAGTGGATGACGCTTATAAGGCATTTTCTCAATTATTAGAATACTATAATATGGTGAAAATGAATAAAAAAGGGATAGAACAACCCTGCTTTATTTCAGAAAGTGCCAAATATGGAGAAGAAATCTATCTGGGAGCTTTTTCATATATAGGAGAAAATGTTACCATAGGAGAAAATGCAAAAATATTCCCTAACGTTTACGTAGGAGATAATGTAACGATAGGAGATAATGTTATCGTATTTGCAGGAGCGAAGATTTATTCTGAATCTATAATAGGTAATAATTGTGTTATTCACAGTGGTGCTATTGTAGGAGCGGATGGATTTGGTTTTACCCCCAATGAAAAAGGAGAATACAGTAAGGTTCCACAAACAGGAAACGTTATTATAGAAGATAATGTAGATGTAGGAGCTGGAACAACCATAGATAGAGCTACATTAGGATCTACTATTATACGTAGAGGAGTTAAATTGGATAATCAGATTCAAATAGCCCATAATGTAGAGATTGGAGAACACACAGCTATTGCCGCTCAAACCGGTATTGCAGGATCTACCAAAATAGGAAAACATTGTCTGATCGGTGGGCAAGTAGGAATAGCAGGACACCTGACAATAGGAAATAAAGTAAGAATTCAAGCGCAGTCTGGAATTGGGAGAAATATAAAAGATGACGAAGCGATTCAAGGGTCACCAGCGTTAGGATATTCTGATTACAATAAATCATACGTACATTTTAAAAATTTACCTAAGATAGTAGATAGGTTATACGAAATAGAAAAGAAGATTAATATAAAAGAATAA
- a CDS encoding bifunctional UDP-3-O-[3-hydroxymyristoyl] N-acetylglucosamine deacetylase/3-hydroxyacyl-ACP dehydratase, with product MTKQRTIKQEVTLNGVGLHTGKEVTLTFKPAPANHGYAFCRVDLEGSPVIEADANYVVNTQRGTNLEKNGVSIQTSEHVLAACVGLEIDNLLIELNASEPPIMDGSSKFFIEALEKGGIEEQDVEREEYVIKDVISYVDEESGSEIIVMPSDEYQVTTMVDFGTKVLGTQNASLKRLSDFKKEISEARTFSFLHELEMLLEHGLIKGGDLNNAIVYVDKELSPDTMEKLKEAFGKESISIKPNGILDNLTLHYPNEAARHKLLDVIGDLALIGTRIKGKIIANKPGHFVNTQFAKKLSKIIKIEKRNKVPQFDLNQPPLMDVNKIMNMLPHRYPFLLVDRILEMSDKHVVGLKNVTMNEPFFIGHFPGAPVMPGVLQIEAMAQTGGILALSTVPDPENYLTYFMKIDKVKFKQQVLPGDTLIFKLELITPIRRGICHMQAFAYANGKLVTEAELMAQIVKSK from the coding sequence GTGACTAAGCAAAGAACTATTAAACAAGAAGTAACTCTAAATGGAGTAGGGCTTCATACAGGTAAAGAGGTAACATTAACTTTTAAGCCGGCACCAGCTAATCACGGTTATGCTTTTTGTAGGGTAGACCTGGAAGGTTCTCCTGTGATAGAAGCAGACGCCAATTATGTTGTAAATACCCAAAGAGGAACAAACCTCGAAAAAAATGGAGTGAGTATCCAGACATCCGAGCATGTTTTAGCAGCTTGTGTAGGATTGGAAATTGATAATCTTTTAATAGAATTAAATGCTTCAGAACCTCCGATTATGGATGGTTCCAGTAAGTTTTTTATTGAAGCTCTGGAAAAAGGAGGAATTGAAGAACAAGATGTAGAGCGAGAAGAATATGTTATAAAAGATGTGATTTCCTATGTCGATGAAGAGTCTGGAAGTGAGATTATTGTAATGCCTTCTGATGAGTATCAGGTAACAACAATGGTTGATTTCGGAACTAAAGTACTCGGCACTCAAAATGCATCCCTAAAACGTCTTTCGGACTTTAAAAAAGAAATATCAGAAGCGAGAACTTTTAGCTTTCTTCATGAACTGGAAATGCTATTAGAGCATGGGTTGATCAAAGGAGGAGATCTTAATAATGCTATCGTATATGTCGATAAGGAATTGAGTCCTGATACGATGGAGAAATTAAAAGAAGCATTTGGAAAAGAATCAATCTCTATAAAACCTAATGGAATTTTGGATAACTTGACATTACACTATCCAAATGAAGCCGCAAGACATAAGCTATTAGATGTTATTGGAGATTTAGCCTTGATAGGAACCCGTATTAAAGGGAAGATAATAGCAAATAAACCAGGACACTTTGTCAATACTCAATTTGCAAAGAAACTGTCTAAAATCATCAAAATAGAAAAGCGGAACAAGGTACCTCAATTCGATCTTAATCAACCCCCGTTAATGGATGTGAATAAGATCATGAATATGTTACCGCATCGATATCCTTTCTTATTGGTGGATCGTATTTTGGAAATGTCAGATAAGCATGTTGTTGGGTTGAAAAACGTAACAATGAATGAGCCGTTTTTTATTGGTCATTTTCCTGGAGCACCTGTAATGCCAGGAGTACTTCAGATAGAAGCAATGGCACAAACAGGAGGGATTTTAGCGCTTAGTACAGTTCCAGACCCTGAAAATTACCTGACGTATTTCATGAAAATTGATAAAGTGAAATTTAAGCAACAAGTGTTGCCAGGGGATACGCTGATATTCAAGTTAGAATTAATTACTCCAATTCGTAGAGGAATTTGTCATATGCAAGCTTTTGCATACGCTAATGGAAAATTAGTAACAGAAGCGGAATTAATGGCACAAATAGTAAAATCAAAATAA
- the lpxA gene encoding acyl-ACP--UDP-N-acetylglucosamine O-acyltransferase: MNQPLAYVHPGAKIAKNVVIEPFTTIHNNVEIGEGTWIGSNVTIMEGARIGKNCSIFPGAVISAIPQDKKFNDEDTITEIGDNTTIRECVTINRGTTDKMKTKIGSNCWIMAYCHIAHDCIIGDHCIFSNNSTLAGHINVGDHVVLAGMAAVQQFCSIGNHAFVTGGSLVRKDVPPFVKAAREPLSYVGINSIGLRRRGFSTEKIREIQNIYRILYQKNYNNTQAVAIIEAEMEATPERDEVLEFIKNSQRGIMKGYFSN, encoded by the coding sequence ATGAATCAACCTTTAGCATACGTTCATCCCGGAGCAAAAATAGCCAAGAATGTAGTGATTGAACCTTTTACTACGATTCATAATAATGTGGAGATAGGAGAAGGGACATGGATAGGATCTAATGTGACAATCATGGAAGGTGCCAGAATTGGAAAGAACTGTAGTATTTTTCCTGGTGCTGTGATTTCTGCTATTCCGCAAGATAAGAAGTTCAATGATGAGGATACGATAACAGAAATAGGCGATAACACTACTATTAGAGAATGTGTCACTATTAACAGAGGAACTACCGATAAGATGAAAACCAAAATTGGTAGTAACTGCTGGATAATGGCATATTGCCATATTGCTCATGATTGTATTATAGGAGATCATTGTATCTTTTCTAATAACAGTACATTAGCTGGTCACATTAATGTAGGAGATCATGTAGTACTTGCAGGAATGGCAGCAGTGCAGCAGTTCTGTAGTATAGGAAATCATGCTTTTGTTACCGGAGGATCTTTGGTAAGAAAAGATGTACCTCCTTTTGTGAAGGCAGCAAGAGAGCCTTTATCTTATGTAGGAATTAATTCCATTGGATTAAGAAGAAGAGGTTTTTCGACAGAAAAAATAAGAGAAATACAAAATATATATCGAATTCTTTATCAGAAGAATTACAATAACACACAGGCAGTAGCTATCATAGAAGCAGAAATGGAAGCAACACCTGAGCGAGATGAAGTGTTAGAGTTTATCAAAAACTCTCAACGAGGTATAATGAAAGGATATTTCTCCAATTAA
- the efp gene encoding elongation factor P translates to MATTSDIRNGLCIKYNHDIYKIVEFLHVKPGKGPAFVRTKLKSVTTGKVIDNTFSAGHKIEDVRVETHKFQFLYAEGDTYHFMNVEDYNQITLQKSTLDAPKLLKEGEVVTVIINSEDQMPLSVEMPASVILEVTATEPGVKGNTATNATKPATVETGAEVMVPLFINEGDKIKIETEKGTYKERIKE, encoded by the coding sequence ATGGCGACTACTAGTGATATTAGAAATGGATTGTGTATCAAATACAACCATGATATTTATAAAATTGTTGAGTTTTTGCATGTTAAGCCAGGGAAAGGACCTGCTTTTGTAAGAACTAAATTAAAAAGTGTAACTACAGGTAAGGTAATAGATAATACCTTTTCTGCAGGGCACAAAATAGAAGACGTACGTGTAGAGACACATAAGTTTCAGTTTTTATACGCAGAAGGTGATACCTATCATTTTATGAATGTAGAGGATTATAATCAGATTACACTTCAGAAATCTACCTTAGATGCTCCTAAGCTGCTAAAAGAAGGAGAAGTTGTAACAGTTATTATTAATTCTGAAGATCAGATGCCGCTTTCTGTAGAGATGCCTGCAAGTGTTATTTTAGAAGTAACAGCAACAGAGCCTGGGGTGAAAGGAAATACAGCGACAAACGCTACAAAACCAGCTACTGTAGAAACAGGTGCGGAAGTTATGGTCCCTCTTTTTATTAATGAAGGAGATAAGATCAAAATAGAAACAGAAAAAGGAACCTATAAAGAAAGAATTAAAGAATAG
- a CDS encoding UDP-3-O-(3-hydroxymyristoyl)glucosamine N-acyltransferase: MKFPQVHTLEQIATIISADFVGDASFPVYGMNEIHVVTPGDIVFVDHPKYYDKALKSAATVVLINKKVDCPEGKALLISDDPFRDFNKLTTFFKPFEQASHTISKSAKIGKNTIIQPGAFIGNNVVIGDNTVIHANVSIYDHTIIGNNVTIHSGTVIGSDAFYYKNRPEGFDKLVSGGRVVIEDNVDLGSLCTIDKGVTADTTIKKGTKIDNQVHIGHDTVIGEKCLIASQVGIAGCVVIENEVTLWGQVGVISGITIGEKAVVYAQSGIGKSLEGNKKYFGSPADDSRTKYKEIVALKQIPKMMEGLKEKKE; encoded by the coding sequence ATGAAATTCCCCCAAGTACATACATTAGAGCAAATTGCTACAATAATTTCTGCTGACTTTGTAGGTGATGCCTCATTTCCCGTATATGGAATGAATGAAATTCATGTGGTAACTCCCGGAGATATTGTTTTTGTAGATCACCCAAAATACTATGACAAAGCGCTAAAAAGCGCTGCTACTGTAGTATTGATTAATAAAAAAGTAGATTGTCCGGAAGGGAAAGCGTTGTTGATCTCAGATGATCCGTTTAGAGATTTTAATAAATTGACTACCTTTTTTAAACCTTTTGAACAAGCAAGTCATACCATATCAAAATCTGCCAAAATAGGAAAAAATACCATCATCCAACCAGGAGCTTTTATTGGTAATAATGTGGTAATAGGAGATAATACAGTGATACATGCGAATGTAAGTATTTATGACCATACTATTATAGGTAATAATGTGACTATTCATTCAGGTACGGTCATCGGTTCAGATGCCTTTTACTACAAAAATCGACCAGAAGGATTTGATAAACTGGTATCAGGAGGTAGAGTAGTGATAGAAGATAATGTGGATTTAGGTTCTTTATGTACAATTGATAAAGGAGTAACAGCAGATACTACTATAAAAAAAGGAACCAAAATCGATAACCAGGTACATATTGGTCATGATACTGTAATAGGAGAAAAATGTCTTATTGCTTCTCAAGTTGGAATTGCAGGATGTGTGGTAATAGAAAATGAAGTAACCCTGTGGGGACAAGTAGGAGTTATTAGTGGAATTACTATTGGGGAAAAAGCAGTAGTCTATGCGCAATCAGGAATAGGAAAATCCTTAGAAGGGAATAAGAAATATTTCGGAAGCCCGGCAGATGATTCTAGAACGAAATACAAAGAGATTGTCGCATTAAAACAAATCCCTAAAATGATGGAGGGATTAAAGGAAAAAAAAGAATAA
- the sucD gene encoding succinate--CoA ligase subunit alpha produces the protein MSVLVNKDSKIIVQGFTGSEGTFHAGQMIEYGTNVVGGVTPGKGGQTHLDKPVFNTVADAVKEVGADTTIIFVPPAFAADAIMEAADAGIKVIITITEGIPVADMIKAADYIKDKGCRLIGPNCPGVITPGEAKVGIMPGFVFKKGNVGIVSKSGTLTYEAADQVVKQGLGITTAIGIGGDPIIGTTTKEAVELLINDPDTKCVVMIGEIGGQLEADAAKWIKESGTTKPVVGFIAGETAPAGRTMGHAGAIVGGSEDTAAAKKAIMRECGIHVVDSPAEIGKKVAEVLG, from the coding sequence ATGAGTGTTTTAGTAAATAAGGATTCAAAAATTATTGTTCAAGGATTCACAGGAAGTGAAGGTACTTTTCATGCAGGACAAATGATCGAATACGGAACAAACGTAGTCGGAGGAGTTACTCCTGGTAAAGGTGGACAAACACATTTGGATAAACCTGTTTTTAATACAGTAGCTGATGCCGTAAAAGAAGTAGGAGCAGATACTACTATTATTTTTGTACCGCCAGCTTTTGCAGCAGATGCAATTATGGAAGCAGCAGATGCTGGGATCAAAGTAATTATTACTATTACTGAAGGAATTCCTGTTGCGGATATGATCAAAGCTGCAGATTATATAAAAGATAAAGGATGTAGATTAATAGGACCTAACTGCCCTGGAGTTATTACTCCTGGAGAAGCAAAAGTAGGAATTATGCCTGGTTTTGTTTTTAAGAAAGGAAATGTAGGAATTGTTTCTAAATCAGGAACGTTGACATATGAAGCTGCAGATCAGGTAGTAAAACAAGGATTAGGAATTACAACTGCGATTGGTATCGGAGGAGATCCAATCATTGGAACAACTACTAAAGAAGCAGTAGAATTGCTTATTAATGATCCAGATACTAAATGTGTTGTTATGATTGGTGAAATTGGAGGTCAGTTAGAAGCAGATGCCGCAAAATGGATTAAAGAAAGTGGCACTACAAAACCTGTAGTTGGATTTATCGCAGGTGAAACTGCTCCAGCTGGACGTACTATGGGGCATGCAGGTGCGATTGTAGGAGGAAGTGAAGATACTGCAGCAGCTAAAAAAGCAATTATGAGAGAATGTGGAATTCACGTAGTAGATTCTCCTGCTGAAATAGGTAAAAAAGTAGCAGAAGTTCTGGGATAG
- a CDS encoding insulinase family protein produces the protein MKFLKITLLSVLTLLLSHCKDAPTITETVTKVAVEQHTDPSGFTYETVTNDPTGLRLYTLDNGLKVYLSQNDEEPKIQTYIAVRAGSNYDPKEATGLAHYLEHMVFKGTDEIGTQDYEKEKVLLQEISDLYEEHRKETDPVKKKEIYKKIDEVSLKASEISIPNEYDKMISSLGAEGTNAHTWFEETVYKNKIPANELDKWLKVESERFSQLVLRLFHTELEAVYEEFNMGQDNDFRKAFAAMLDGLFPNHPYGQQTTIGTSDHLKNPSMVEIHKYFDKYYVPNNMAMVMVGDFEFDETIKKINDTFGALKKKEVEHPVLPKEEPITAPVVKEVFGPTAEYVSLAFRSEGIGTKEEKLLTLADMILRNGTAGLIDLNLNQKQLVQRAACFTTFLNDYGFHEFTGSPKADQTLDEVKDLLLGEIEKLKKGAFDEWMISAVINDLKLTQTQQYENNTALASAYYNAFIHHEDWKDKVAFLDELKKISKQELVDFANAFYKDNYVVTYKRKGADKNITKVENPGITPVQLNRDKQSGYLQEFTAIKSADLKPKYVDYKKEIKEEKTESGLNVAYIENKNNDLFSLNIIFDMGQNNDKKAALAAGYLDYLGTDKYSPEELKKEFYKLGIDYYVSTAADKTYVGISGLKENLDSGLVLLEHLWSNAVPNQETYAKYIDKIAKGREDGKTQKGNILWSGLMSYGKYGENSPLRNVFKIKELQAFDPQELVNKVKELKNYKQRIFYYGKDVAAAIASLDKNHIIPENLLEYPEKTTYVEKETGGNVYFVDYDMVQSEMLFLAKGSEFDPAKMAASRLFNTYFGSGLSSIVFQEIRESKSLAYAAQAGYSTASKKEDSNYVYAYVGTQANKMPQAVDAMMDLMTNMPEAEEQFNAAKEATLKKIAAQRITKSNIFWTYESLKKKGIENDNREEIYNTIKNMTLADLKKFFNENIKGETYNVMVIGNKKDVNMKALSKLGKVQEMNIDYLFNYEKDDTNVKL, from the coding sequence ATGAAATTTTTAAAAATTACTTTACTCTCGGTGCTGACATTATTACTTAGTCACTGTAAGGACGCACCTACAATAACAGAAACAGTGACAAAAGTTGCTGTTGAGCAACATACAGATCCTTCGGGATTTACCTATGAAACTGTAACAAATGACCCTACGGGTTTAAGGTTATATACCTTAGATAATGGCTTAAAAGTATATTTGAGTCAAAATGATGAAGAACCAAAAATTCAGACATACATAGCAGTAAGAGCTGGTTCTAATTATGATCCTAAAGAAGCAACGGGGCTTGCACACTATTTAGAACATATGGTGTTTAAAGGAACAGATGAAATAGGAACTCAGGATTATGAAAAAGAAAAAGTATTGCTTCAGGAAATATCTGATTTATATGAGGAACACAGAAAAGAAACTGATCCCGTAAAAAAGAAAGAAATTTATAAGAAGATAGATGAAGTATCTCTGAAAGCTTCCGAAATATCAATTCCTAATGAATATGATAAAATGATAAGCTCTTTAGGGGCAGAAGGAACCAATGCGCATACATGGTTTGAAGAAACAGTATATAAAAACAAAATCCCTGCAAACGAATTAGACAAATGGCTAAAAGTAGAAAGTGAACGCTTTAGTCAGTTAGTATTGCGTCTATTTCATACAGAGTTAGAGGCTGTATATGAAGAGTTTAACATGGGGCAGGATAATGATTTTAGAAAGGCATTTGCAGCAATGTTAGATGGATTATTTCCAAATCATCCGTATGGGCAACAAACAACAATCGGAACATCTGATCATTTAAAAAATCCATCCATGGTAGAAATACATAAGTATTTCGATAAATATTATGTCCCTAATAATATGGCAATGGTAATGGTAGGAGATTTCGAGTTTGATGAAACAATCAAAAAGATCAATGATACGTTTGGAGCATTAAAGAAAAAAGAAGTTGAACATCCTGTATTGCCTAAAGAAGAACCGATTACGGCACCAGTGGTCAAGGAAGTATTCGGACCAACTGCAGAATATGTTTCTCTGGCATTTCGCTCAGAAGGGATTGGAACTAAAGAAGAGAAGCTATTGACATTAGCTGATATGATCCTTAGAAATGGAACTGCCGGTTTAATAGATTTAAACCTAAATCAAAAACAATTAGTACAAAGAGCAGCCTGTTTTACAACTTTTTTGAATGATTATGGTTTTCATGAGTTCACAGGTAGTCCTAAAGCAGATCAAACATTGGATGAAGTAAAAGATTTATTACTAGGAGAAATTGAAAAGCTAAAAAAAGGAGCCTTTGATGAATGGATGATTTCTGCTGTAATAAACGATTTGAAATTAACACAGACGCAGCAGTATGAGAATAATACAGCCCTGGCATCAGCATATTATAATGCGTTTATTCATCATGAGGATTGGAAGGATAAAGTTGCTTTTTTGGATGAGTTAAAAAAAATATCCAAACAAGAGCTGGTAGATTTTGCTAATGCATTTTATAAAGATAATTACGTAGTTACTTATAAAAGAAAAGGAGCGGATAAAAATATCACCAAGGTAGAAAATCCAGGAATTACCCCAGTACAATTAAACAGAGACAAACAATCTGGGTACTTACAGGAATTTACGGCAATAAAAAGTGCAGATTTAAAGCCTAAATACGTAGATTACAAAAAAGAAATTAAAGAAGAAAAAACTGAAAGTGGATTAAATGTTGCTTATATAGAAAATAAGAATAACGATTTATTCTCTCTTAATATCATATTTGATATGGGGCAGAATAATGATAAAAAAGCGGCATTAGCAGCTGGATATTTAGACTATTTAGGGACAGATAAATACTCTCCGGAAGAGCTGAAAAAGGAATTTTACAAATTAGGTATAGATTATTATGTAAGTACGGCTGCGGATAAAACCTATGTTGGAATTTCTGGATTAAAAGAAAATTTAGATAGTGGTTTGGTGTTATTAGAACACTTATGGTCGAACGCAGTACCGAATCAAGAAACATATGCTAAATATATAGATAAAATAGCTAAAGGTAGAGAAGATGGAAAAACACAAAAAGGAAATATCCTTTGGTCTGGTTTAATGAGTTATGGAAAATATGGAGAGAATTCACCTTTGAGAAATGTCTTTAAAATAAAAGAATTACAAGCGTTTGATCCACAAGAGTTGGTTAATAAAGTAAAAGAATTAAAGAATTACAAACAACGTATTTTCTATTATGGGAAGGATGTGGCAGCAGCAATTGCTTCTTTGGATAAGAATCACATCATACCAGAGAATTTACTGGAGTATCCAGAAAAAACAACCTATGTAGAAAAAGAAACAGGAGGTAATGTTTATTTTGTGGATTATGATATGGTACAAAGTGAAATGTTGTTTTTGGCTAAAGGATCAGAATTTGACCCGGCAAAAATGGCAGCATCCAGATTGTTTAATACATATTTTGGAAGTGGACTTTCTTCGATTGTTTTTCAGGAGATAAGAGAATCGAAATCATTAGCGTATGCTGCTCAGGCAGGCTATAGTACAGCAAGTAAAAAAGAAGATTCGAATTATGTGTATGCATATGTAGGTACACAGGCAAACAAAATGCCTCAAGCGGTGGATGCCATGATGGATTTAATGACTAATATGCCAGAAGCAGAAGAGCAATTTAATGCAGCTAAAGAAGCTACCTTGAAGAAAATTGCAGCACAGCGAATTACAAAGTCTAATATTTTCTGGACATATGAATCGTTGAAAAAGAAAGGAATAGAGAATGATAATAGAGAAGAGATTTATAATACAATCAAAAATATGACATTAGCTGATCTCAAGAAATTTTTTAATGAAAACATTAAAGGAGAAACGTATAACGTTATGGTGATTGGAAATAAAAAAGATGTCAATATGAAAGCATTATCCAAACTAGGAAAAGTTCAGGAAATGAATATTGATTATCTTTTTAATTATGAGAAAGATGATACAAATGTAAAGCTGTAA
- the fabG gene encoding 3-oxoacyl-[acyl-carrier-protein] reductase yields the protein MNLLQGKTAIITGASRGIGKGIAQVFAKQGANVAFTYSSSVEAANELEKELTDLGVKAKGYQSNAADFAQAQDLVASVLETFGSIDVLINNAGITKDNLLMRMGEEDFDKVIEVNLKSVFNMTKAVQRTMLKQRKGSIINMSSVVGVKGNAGQANYAASKAGIIGFTKSVALELGSRNIRSNVVAPGFIETEMTAKLDEKVVEGWTSAIPLKRGGTTEDIANACLFLASDMSSYVTGQVLQVDGGMLT from the coding sequence ATGAATCTCTTACAAGGTAAAACAGCTATTATTACTGGTGCAAGTCGAGGAATCGGAAAAGGAATAGCACAGGTTTTTGCTAAGCAAGGTGCCAATGTAGCATTTACATATAGTTCTTCTGTAGAAGCAGCCAATGAATTAGAAAAAGAATTAACAGATTTAGGGGTAAAAGCAAAAGGGTACCAAAGTAATGCAGCCGATTTTGCGCAAGCACAAGACTTAGTGGCAAGTGTTTTAGAAACATTCGGAAGTATTGATGTCCTAATCAATAATGCAGGAATTACCAAGGATAATCTATTGATGAGAATGGGAGAAGAGGATTTTGATAAAGTGATAGAAGTAAACCTCAAGAGTGTATTTAACATGACGAAAGCGGTTCAGAGAACCATGCTGAAACAACGCAAAGGAAGTATCATTAATATGAGTTCTGTTGTAGGAGTAAAAGGAAATGCCGGACAGGCTAATTATGCCGCATCTAAAGCAGGAATCATTGGGTTTACGAAATCAGTAGCATTAGAATTGGGATCTAGAAATATTAGAAGTAATGTAGTTGCTCCTGGATTTATAGAAACAGAAATGACAGCTAAACTAGATGAGAAAGTTGTCGAAGGATGGACAAGTGCCATCCCGTTAAAACGCGGAGGAACCACAGAAGACATTGCAAATGCATGTTTATTCTTAGCTAGTGATATGAGTAGTTATGTTACAGGACAGGTACTTCAGGTAGATGGAGGAATGTTGACTTAA